From the Candidatus Stygibacter australis genome, the window AAATATCAGCATTGATAAAATTAATACTGAACGGTTTAGAAGATTTTTTGACCAGGAGAATATCTCGAAAGACGCTGAGGATGCAGGAAGTTATTATCTTGATCTGCTTTGCAAATATCATCTTTTTTATCCATCAGCAGAAGAAATCTACGAATACTTGACAAAAAGATATAAGGTAGCATTAATCACTAATGGATTGAAGGATGCTCAGGAAAGGCGAATTCTTGATACTTTTCTGCATCAGGATATTTCACCCTTATATATTGGTGAAGTGATTGGATATCATAAACCTGACCCAGAAGTAGTAAATTATATAATGAACAGAGAAAAATGGGATGATAAAGAGCAGGTAATGATCATTGGAGACAGTTTGAGCTCAGATATTCAATGTGCGCAGAATGCTGGGATTTCCAGTATCTGGTGCAATTTTACGGGTGAGAATCAGGGTGCGTTCAGACCGGATTTTACTGTCTATGATCTGATTGAAATAAAAAATATATTATAGGAGATAAAATGAAAGTACTGTGTAAATTATTTTTCTTGATTTTCATAATGATCAATATAAATAGCTGCACAAAAAAGGGAGAACTGGGAACAGAATCTAATCCCATCAAGATGTATTTTGTACCATCTATGGAAGCAGGAAAGGTTGTGACCAGTGGAAATGCTATTGCTGCCGAGCTGGAGAAACTCACAGGTTATAAATATAAAGTTGCAGTACCCACAAATTATGCCGCAGTAATTGAAGCAATGGGAACTGATCAAGCAGATATTGGCTGGCTTCCCACCTTTGCCTATGTTCTTGCAAATCAGAAGTATCAGGCTCAAGTTGCTCTCACCACCGTGCGAAATGGACTTGAAAAATATCGAGGACAGTTAGTGGCAAGAGCCGATAGCGGGATAAAGAGCCTGCAGGATATAAATGGCAAAACTGTCGCCTATACTGATGCTTCATCTACTTCCGGTTATATCTACCCCTCAGCATTATTAAAAATGAATGATATAGAGCCGGATAAATATTATTTTGCTGGTGGGCATCCCCAGACAATACTGGCTGTTTATCAAGGCAGAGTTGATGTAGGATGTTCATACTGGTCTCCACCGCAAAATAATGTACCTCAGGATGCCAGGAAAGCTGTGCTGGAAACTTACCCTGACATTATGGAAATAGTAATCCCAATAGCTTTCACTGACTGGATACCTAATGATACTGTTACCTTCCGTAAAGGGATCGACGAAGAAATGAAAACGCGTATCGTGGATGCTCTACTGGAATTTGCCAATTCCGAGCAGGGTCATGCAGTATTATATGAACTTTATTCAGTAGATAATTTCGTAAAATCAAATGATAGTGATTATGACGTTGTTCGCCAGTCTCTTGAGACTCTGGGATTTGGTGCTGAGGAATTTGTGAAATAATGGCAGAAATTTTACGAACCAAAGGCTTAACAAAGACTTACCCTGGCGGTGTTCAGGCAATAAAAAATTTAGATATTACAGTAAATCGAGGAGAATTTCTGGTACTACTTGGTTTAAGCGGTTCGGGGAAATCAACCTTGTTACGATGTCTGAATAGACTCATTGAACCAACTTCTGGAGAAGTCTATTTTGATCAGCAAAAAATTACTGATCTGCAGGGTATAGACCTTCGCAGAACCCGACGCAAGTTTGGCATGATCTACCAGCAATTCAATCTAATCGGCAATCTTTCAGTATTAGTAAACGTGATCTCCGGTAATCTTGGCAGAATGAGTTTCTGGCAGAGCCTGTACCCTCTTGGAAATGTTGAACTTGTATCTCGAGCCAAAGAAAATATTGCCAAAGTTGGACTCACTAATTTCACCCGGACAAGAGTTAAAAACCTAAGTGGTGGACAGCAGCAAAGGGTAGCAATTGCCAGAGCCTTGATGCAGCAACCGGAAGTTATACTTGCTGACGAGCCAGTAGCGAGTCTTGATCCCGCCACAGCCGACAGCGTTATGCAATATCTTGGTAAGTTGAATCAAGAAGAAGGGATCACAATAATTTGCTCATTGCATTTTTTAAGCCTGGCTCGCAAATATGGCAGCAGAGTAATGGCTCTCAAAGACGGTAAACTGGTATTTTCAGGTTCACCGCAAGAGATTGATGAAGCTAGATTTCATGATATTTATGGTCAAGATGCCCAGGAAGTGGAGATACGATGAAGAGAGCTTCTGCAATAATATTTGATTTTATTTTTTTTGCATATCTCACTGGATGTATAATTTTCTTGATCAATCAAATTTTCTCCTGGAATACATTTACAATACCGGGATTGATCTTAACTACATTATTAATTGTATTATTAACTGTGTTCTTTCAGTTATTAAATGACTCCATAGGTTTGCGGATAACAGAATTTAAAACTTTACTCGTGAGGAGATTTTTCCGCACTTTCAGCGGCTGGTTTATAATATTTTTATTAATTATTACACTTGTCGTTGGCTGGATAATAGTTGAGGTAAATATTTCTGATTTCCTTATGGGTATGAATAACACCAAAGGAATCCTAAGCGGATTGTTTTCACCGAACCTTAAAAATCTGCTGCCTATGCTCAGTGCACTTGCAGAAACTATCTATCTGGCACTGCTGGCAACAGTATTTGCAATTCCCTTTGCATTTTTATTCAGTTTCCTGGCTGCCCGTAACCTGATGCCAAACACCTTCTGGGGCAACCTGGTTTATATCGCAGTACGCACCTTGGCTACTTTCTCACGCTCTGTGGAAGCAGTTGTCTGGGCAATCATTTTTTGTGTCTGGGTGGGAATTGGTCCTTTTGCCGGGATGCTTGCTCTATTAGTTCACTCCATTGCCGCCCTCACAAAATTGTATTCCGAACAGATAGAGAACATCAATCAGGGACCTGTGGAAGCCATCAGGGGAACCGGTGCATCAACCCTGCAGACATGGTTATACGCTGTCATTCCTCAAATAGTCTCTCCATATCTTGCTTTCACAATCTACAGGTGGGATATCAATGTCCGAATGGCAACTATTGTAGGTTTTGTTGGTGGTGGTGGAATTGGTTTGGCTTTACAACAGGAGCAGCAATTTTTAAGATGGCACAATGTAGGATTGATTATCTGGTTAATAGCAATAGTTATCTGGATAATGGATATGATCAGTGGTAAGATAAGAGCCAGATTAATGGAGTTATAATGGATTTCGGAGCTGTAATTTTTGATTTAGACGGAACCTTAATAGATTCCATGGGTATCTGGCGGGATGTAGATATGGAATATCTGGAAAAACGTGGTATAGAACCAACTCCTGATCTTTTTGCTGACGTCCCTGAAGGCAATAGTTTCAGTGAATATGCTCATTACGTAAAAAACAGATTTAGCCTTCCTGACAGCATCGAAACAATCTGTGCTGAATGGACAACTATGGTGAAAGATCATTATGAGCACCATATCGGTTTACGACCAGGTGTTTTGGAATT encodes:
- a CDS encoding HAD-IA family hydrolase — translated: NISIDKINTERFRRFFDQENISKDAEDAGSYYLDLLCKYHLFYPSAEEIYEYLTKRYKVALITNGLKDAQERRILDTFLHQDISPLYIGEVIGYHKPDPEVVNYIMNREKWDDKEQVMIIGDSLSSDIQCAQNAGISSIWCNFTGENQGAFRPDFTVYDLIEIKNIL
- a CDS encoding phosphate/phosphite/phosphonate ABC transporter substrate-binding protein, with translation MKVLCKLFFLIFIMININSCTKKGELGTESNPIKMYFVPSMEAGKVVTSGNAIAAELEKLTGYKYKVAVPTNYAAVIEAMGTDQADIGWLPTFAYVLANQKYQAQVALTTVRNGLEKYRGQLVARADSGIKSLQDINGKTVAYTDASSTSGYIYPSALLKMNDIEPDKYYFAGGHPQTILAVYQGRVDVGCSYWSPPQNNVPQDARKAVLETYPDIMEIVIPIAFTDWIPNDTVTFRKGIDEEMKTRIVDALLEFANSEQGHAVLYELYSVDNFVKSNDSDYDVVRQSLETLGFGAEEFVK
- the phnC gene encoding phosphonate ABC transporter ATP-binding protein — encoded protein: MAEILRTKGLTKTYPGGVQAIKNLDITVNRGEFLVLLGLSGSGKSTLLRCLNRLIEPTSGEVYFDQQKITDLQGIDLRRTRRKFGMIYQQFNLIGNLSVLVNVISGNLGRMSFWQSLYPLGNVELVSRAKENIAKVGLTNFTRTRVKNLSGGQQQRVAIARALMQQPEVILADEPVASLDPATADSVMQYLGKLNQEEGITIICSLHFLSLARKYGSRVMALKDGKLVFSGSPQEIDEARFHDIYGQDAQEVEIR
- the phnE gene encoding phosphonate ABC transporter, permease protein PhnE, which encodes MKRASAIIFDFIFFAYLTGCIIFLINQIFSWNTFTIPGLILTTLLIVLLTVFFQLLNDSIGLRITEFKTLLVRRFFRTFSGWFIIFLLIITLVVGWIIVEVNISDFLMGMNNTKGILSGLFSPNLKNLLPMLSALAETIYLALLATVFAIPFAFLFSFLAARNLMPNTFWGNLVYIAVRTLATFSRSVEAVVWAIIFCVWVGIGPFAGMLALLVHSIAALTKLYSEQIENINQGPVEAIRGTGASTLQTWLYAVIPQIVSPYLAFTIYRWDINVRMATIVGFVGGGGIGLALQQEQQFLRWHNVGLIIWLIAIVIWIMDMISGKIRARLMEL